In the genome of Candidatus Electrothrix rattekaaiensis, the window TGCAGGCCCTTCTCCCGGCTTCTCTGTTTCCGCACCCTGAAAAATCATCCAGGGCCAGGGCAAACGCATTCAGCAGCCGGGAAAAATAACAGAGGAGCAGAGCAAAGTCATTCCGCGCCCGGAAAAATGACAAAGGAGCACGGAAAAATGACCGAGGAGCAGTGAAAAATCGCTCAGGAGCACTTCTCTGTCGTTTTTCCGGCCTGCGCAGTCCCTTTTCCGTCCATCTCTCCCATAACTCCAGCCAGGAGTAGGGGCGACCGGCCGGTCGCCCCTACAGGTGCTCAATGTCGTGCGGCTTTTTTTAATGTATCTGTCGCCCATTGATTTATACTCTTTCCACGTACCTGAGCAGCGGTCGCCACTGCGGCATGAACCTCTGGCGGAACCCGTAGCATCAATCTGCCGGAATATGGCTTTTGTGCTGGTCGGCCTGTTTCTTCGCTGATGGCAATATAATTGTCAACCGATTCATGAAACGCAACTTCAAGTTCATCCACCGTTGTTCCGTGAAAACCGACAATATCCTGGATTCCTGCCAGATGTCCGACAAAAATCCGGTCTTCCTCATCATATTCAATCCGGGCTATATAGCCTCGGTATTTCATTATATTCATGGTGTGATTCCTGCTTTCTTCAAAAAATTGCGTGCATCCTTCACTCTGTATCTCAATGCCGCCTTATCAGGATGCGGACGATGAAAATCTGCCCGGACATCGTTCAACACAAAACTGACAGCGGAACCTGCCCGTTCCGTCCGAACTGCTCCGAGCGAAAGAAACAATGATTCGATTTTTCGCCATTCGATATTGCCGTTACACGGATCGGTAAAAATCAGCCCCAGTGTTTTGCGATTTTTGCTATTCATATAATGAACTATATCATGGGGAGCTATGCATGCAAGCACAATGTGCTATCAAACATCCGGTGAAGGTATGGGCTAGACCTGTGCTCAACGCCTTTCGGCATCAAAGATGGGTTCGCGCAGCAATATCTTCGCCTATTGCCGCGATATCGAGTGCTCAACGCCTTTCGGCATCAAAGATGGGTGCAGATCAATAGGCAACCCGCACCCAGGCACGCTCCGGTATCTCCGCAGAAGGCACCTGCTGCGGGGCGAACAGGGAGGAGCGGGTGTTATGCATGCTGATGCGGTCAACACTGATGGTCAGACGGGTGATATCCTCGCGGACTTCATCTTCATCCTCTGCTGCAACAGGTATATACCAGCGAGCCGCTTCCGGTTCCTCAACCGCTTCCAGCCGGTCGGGCAGAAAACTGTTATCCCCGATAAAAGGTAGGCCGTAGGTACGAGCGGTCTCCCCGTACCCTGCCTTCATGCTTCAGAGGCTGAACGACGGGCTGACCGGTAGGAAGGATGGAGCGCAGGGGGAGAATATTTTCATCCGTAAGGATGGCTGGTGCCTCAATATAGGCGGGAAGAATACGATTCAGGCTGAGGCCGGGGATCGGTTGCGGATGTGTACGCTTGGTGGGGGTGGGGTGAGGAGGAATGA includes:
- a CDS encoding type II toxin-antitoxin system HicB family antitoxin, which translates into the protein MNIMKYRGYIARIEYDEEDRIFVGHLAGIQDIVGFHGTTVDELEVAFHESVDNYIAISEETGRPAQKPYSGRLMLRVPPEVHAAVATAAQVRGKSINQWATDTLKKAARH
- a CDS encoding type II toxin-antitoxin system HicA family toxin; the encoded protein is MNSKNRKTLGLIFTDPCNGNIEWRKIESLFLSLGAVRTERAGSAVSFVLNDVRADFHRPHPDKAALRYRVKDARNFLKKAGITP